In Spirosoma sp. KUDC1026, the sequence AGCCTTTTGCCGTTGTTCGGCTGGGGAGTCTGGACGATCTGGCTGCGTATAACCGGCGGGAGCGGGCCGCCCACCCCGAAGGTGAGCAGGAACTCTATCCGGTCTGGCAGCAGAGTCAGTACATGCAGAGTATGTTCAGCGTACAGAATGATCCGCTCGACAACGACCGTTACCCAGCCGTACGCTGGACCGATATTCGGGACGTACTGGCCCAGCGCGCTGCCCACTGACGGCCTGGGTGCTCAAAGGATAGTTGGAATAAGGTGGCTGGCTCTACAGAGTACGGATGTAAGCGGCTACATCCCGTTCTCCACTAACCTCGCTGGCTTCCAGATGCTGTATGATCCGCTGTTTTTCAGCCGCCGTTTTGTTCTGGCTCAATTTCTTCTGCCCCTGCAGATCGGTTACTTCCAGCTCAAAGGCAACAATTCCCTGCAGCATGCTCTGTTTATAGGTTTCGGATAGGGTATTCCACTGCTCCAGGTAGGCTGGTTCGTAGAACTGAATTGTCTGGAGCAGGGAACGAGTTTTGGCCTCCTGATCCGGCAGGATTTTTCCGTTGCCATAGGCATGGACGGCTACGTAATCCCAGGTGGGAACGCTCTCCCGGTTGTCGTAGTGGGACGGGGAAATGTAGGCGTGGGGTTCCGTGAAGATAACCAGGGATGTTTCGGTCTCCATATACCTGGCCTGTTCATTCACCCGCGAAAAATGGGCGCAGAGCCGTAGTGCTTCGGTGCTGTCATCAATAACGAACGGTAACTGGGTGGCGATCGGAACGCCTTCCCTGACGGTAACAATCGTAGCAAAGCTGTACCGTTTCATGAACGCAATTAACTCGGGCTTGTCGGTAAACTGGAATGGTCTGGGAACGTACATCGGACGGGAGAAGGGGAAACGGGTCGAGAAAATCGGATGGAACCGGGAACACCGGAACGAAAAGGTCATTTCATCCTCGCCCAGGGTAGGTGGCGCTTCAGGCCAGTGTCTTTTTCATAAGAATATCCGTCTGCTCATCCTCGCCCAGCATAAACAGGTGTGTAGCAAAGGGAACGAACCCCTGTTTTTCGTAGAACCGAATGGCTCTCGGGTTTTCTTCCCAAACGCCCAGCCAGATGTATTCTTTGTTTTTCTGCCGGGCTATGTCCAGTGCCTTTTCATAGAGGAGGTAGCCGACGTTCCTGCCCTGATGCGTACGGTTTACATAAATCCGTTCGATCTCGAGGGCTGTCTCATCCAGTAGCTCCGTCTGTGCTCCGCCGGTGTTCACTTTTAAATAGCCGACGGGGCGGTCCGCATCCCAGGCAATAAAGAAAAGCGAATTGGGATTGGTCAACTCGGCATGGACCTTTTCGGGGTTGAAACATTTTTCCACGTACGCTGCCATGTCGGCGGCTGAGTTATGCCGGGCAAATGTGTCAATGAAGGTTTCCCGACTAATCTGTTGAACCAGGTTTAGGTCGCTGGCAGAGGCTTTGCGGATGGTGATTGTTTCCATGGTCACGTGCGTCGTACTGGGGCAAATGTCGTATCGAACCCGACTGGTTGTGCAGGCCAGTTCGTAAATGACCAGCAGTCCACTTTGGAGAAGTAGATAGTAATTCTCGGAATATATGAACTATAACTGTAGTTTTAGTTGTGAATGGCTTTCTGAATGCTCGTCTTATACGCTGAGAATTGTTCCTGGTTCTGGTATTTATCCGTCGTGATCTCCAGGAGCTGTGCCCGGTTGCCCGGTTGGAAAAAGTCGGGGAGGAGGGAGCGGAGGGTTTCCGGCGTATCGCAGACGTGGTAAATCAGCCCGGCATCGCTGGCGGTGTTGCGGGCGGTATAGCCGTGGGGCGTTTCGAAATACGTTTCCAGTTCGGGCTGACGGGCGGGCCCATCGATCATTCGGAAAATA encodes:
- a CDS encoding FMN-binding negative transcriptional regulator translates to MTFSFRCSRFHPIFSTRFPFSRPMYVPRPFQFTDKPELIAFMKRYSFATIVTVREGVPIATQLPFVIDDSTEALRLCAHFSRVNEQARYMETETSLVIFTEPHAYISPSHYDNRESVPTWDYVAVHAYGNGKILPDQEAKTRSLLQTIQFYEPAYLEQWNTLSETYKQSMLQGIVAFELEVTDLQGQKKLSQNKTAAEKQRIIQHLEASEVSGERDVAAYIRTL
- a CDS encoding GNAT family N-acetyltransferase, with protein sequence METITIRKASASDLNLVQQISRETFIDTFARHNSAADMAAYVEKCFNPEKVHAELTNPNSLFFIAWDADRPVGYLKVNTGGAQTELLDETALEIERIYVNRTHQGRNVGYLLYEKALDIARQKNKEYIWLGVWEENPRAIRFYEKQGFVPFATHLFMLGEDEQTDILMKKTLA